The following is a genomic window from Sphingobacterium spiritivorum.
CGCTGTATCAAATGTGATAGTCGGTTTTTTATTTGGATACAGACCGTCAAATGCAATGCGGGGCCCTGAAATATAATCCAGCTCCCAGGTTCCGTTCAGCGTCTGTTCTTTGGAAGAACTTCCTTCTTTTACTTCCTGGAATTTCGCTAAGGGTGCCATGCGTGCTTTATTTAAAGAAAGAATGCCGTCTTTTACCGTATAATTATCTACGGTTGTAAATACACGGGACAATCCCTGTTCAATCGTCATATCAGGACATGCCATCATCGTGGACATACCTTGAGCAAAGGTAATTCGGTTATTTGCTGATAACGTAAAATTACCACCGATACCATTACATCCTCCACTTGCACTGTAACGTTTTTCACTGGCATCTAATTCCAGGAAAGGTTCTTTTCCATTGACTTTATCAGCGACAGGCTTGCCGTTTAATTCAATCAGTTTCCATTTCTTTCCGGTAATTTCTTCAGATGATGATGTTTCTGTTTTGTCCATTTTTTTGCCACCTTTCTGGAAAACTCCACAGCTACTCAAACTCATGGAGAAAGCGATTATGCTCATTACTATTGTACTTTTCATATTAAAGTATTTTTTGTAAAAAATATTTTATTCTATCTGCAGCGTATCTTGCTGCAAAAAGTTGTAATTCTGTTCCTTCTATCCAAAAAGGATGCCATAATCCTATTCAGAGGAAATAATTTTCCCTTTTGTTTTATGTTATTTTCGAATGAGACTTGTGGTCAGATAATTAGTCAAATATGTGGTACTAACAATCCGTTTCACTTTTTTGTTTTTCAGAAATGAATAAAGTTTGCTGTATAAGCACAAAAAATAAGTGATGCCTGCTATTTAGATCAAGAACTCCTATATTATAAAAAATCCTCCCGGTAAGGAGCAAATGAGTCAATGAGTTCACCCGCCTCCAGACATTCGCATCCGTGCAGTGCATTGGATGGTACCAGACAAGCATCCCCCTTATTCAAGATCTTTTCCTCACCGTCAATACTGTATTTAAATGAACCTTCGCTTACAAAAGAAGTCTGCACATGCGGATGTCTGTGCAAAGTACCTGTAGCACCTTTATCAAACTTAACTTTGACAAGCATCAGTTCATCGTTGTAGCCAAAGACTTTACGGCGGACACCTTGTCCGAGATCTTCCCATTCTGTACTGTTGTCAAACTGAAAATTGGGTGAATGCTGTTCCATTGTCAAATTCCTGAGATTGATATATACAGGCAAATATAAGTATTGAAAGAGTATTCAAGAGTCTTTAATATCCATCAGCCGTATCTGTGGCTTTTTAAGTCAATGAAAACTAATTCTTTATTCATGTTAAATTCAAGTTTTATTAACATTGGGGATATACTGGATAATTAACTTTGGCTACAGATGAAATTAAAATTAATCGTTTGGATTTTTTCAGTGGCTATTTTTGCTTCTTGTCAAAACAGAGACAAGACCATCAAAATGAAAGGGTCCGATACGGAAGTAAATCTGGCTGTCATATTAGCGGAGCGCTATTCAGAAAAAGATAAAGACTTCCATATTGCTATTTCCGGAGGAGGATCCGGTCTGGGTATAGCTTCATTAATGAACAGACAGGCCGATATCGCCAATTCCTCCCGTCCGCTGACAGAGGAGGAGGAAGAATTGTTCCGATCCAGGAAGATCGTATTGCGAACGCTGACATTTGCTGAGGATGCTACAGCATTTGTAGTACATCGAGATTGTCCTGTTGATGAGATAGACCTAGCGACACTGGCTAAGATTATGAGTGGTGAGATGAAAAACTGGAAAGAACTCACCGGTGAAAACCTGCCCATCAATATTTACGGCAGACAAAGTAGTTCCGGAACCTATTCCTTTATCAAAAAGAAACTCAAAATTTCATTTAGTCCGAATGCTAAAGAAATGACG
Proteins encoded in this region:
- a CDS encoding substrate-binding domain-containing protein — its product is MKLKLIVWIFSVAIFASCQNRDKTIKMKGSDTEVNLAVILAERYSEKDKDFHIAISGGGSGLGIASLMNRQADIANSSRPLTEEEEELFRSRKIVLRTLTFAEDATAFVVHRDCPVDEIDLATLAKIMSGEMKNWKELTGENLPINIYGRQSSSGTYSFIKKKLKISFSPNAKEMTGNAQIIEGIKVDRSGIGYVGAGYISQESDTEQPVKILKIKKTRHEAAVSPLDKEAINTRQYYFQRPLYQFVLEESWEKVKPFIDFEKSGDGQAIIRSSGYYIIE
- a CDS encoding META domain-containing protein; translation: MKSTIVMSIIAFSMSLSSCGVFQKGGKKMDKTETSSSEEITGKKWKLIELNGKPVADKVNGKEPFLELDASEKRYSASGGCNGIGGNFTLSANNRITFAQGMSTMMACPDMTIEQGLSRVFTTVDNYTVKDGILSLNKARMAPLAKFQEVKEGSSSKEQTLNGTWELDYISGPRIAFDGLYPNKKPTITFDTANKKANGNSSCNNYNTSIKIEGGNLHFGPVASTKMACQGSGESVYFKTLETITNYDIQDNTLHLIMGDIAVMRFHKK
- a CDS encoding cupin domain-containing protein, with the translated sequence MEQHSPNFQFDNSTEWEDLGQGVRRKVFGYNDELMLVKVKFDKGATGTLHRHPHVQTSFVSEGSFKYSIDGEEKILNKGDACLVPSNALHGCECLEAGELIDSFAPYREDFL